The DNA segment TGCGGTTGAAGTGAATGATGCTTATCAAGCCTGTGAAAATACAAAAAACTGGGTGGGAAAGTGACTCGTGAAGCCGGTCCCATGAAACACGGCACAACAGTTATCGCGTTCATAGAAGATCCTGACGGTTACAAGATTGAATTTATCCAGAAAAACAGCATAAGCATTTTCACTAGCCATTCAGTTTGTTTTTCTTAACTTTTATCCGTGCAATAAAAAAATGGTGGGGATTTTGTTGATATCTGGCAAAGAGCGACTCCACTCTTTGATAGTTCTAGTTGCAACCATCTCATTAGAGAAAGTCAGGTGACTCGCAATACATAGATTTGTAGAATCACTACAAGCCTTAATGAGCTGTTCCAGTAATTTTTGATTACGATATGGCGCTTCAATAAAGATTTGCGTTTGGTTTCGGCTAATGGATAACTTCTCTAACTCTATTATTTTGCTAATACGTGCATTGCCCTCGATTGGGAAACAGCCGTTAAAGGCAAATTGTTGTCCATTCAAACCCGACGCCATTAATGCCAGCAAAATGGATGATGGTCCAACCAATGGAATTATCCTGATATTGTTTTTGTGCGCTAATCGCACCAATTCGGCGCCAGGATCGGCGACCGCCGGGCAACCTGCCTCGGATAACAATCCCACATCGTGTCCCGCTAATAAGGGATCCAGTAACGTTACGAGATCATCCGATGGTGTATGTTCATCCAGAATTTGCATATTTAAAGTTTGCAGCGCATGCTTGGAACTGATCTGTTTCAAAAATTGCCGAGCTGTTTTGGGGTGTTCAACAATAAAATATGCCA comes from the Rhodospirillaceae bacterium genome and includes:
- a CDS encoding SAM-dependent methyltransferase, which gives rise to MTGKLYLIPTPISEENIAWAMPTAVQQCIAELAYFIVEHPKTARQFLKQISSKHALQTLNMQILDEHTPSDDLVTLLDPLLAGHDVGLLSEAGCPAVADPGAELVRLAHKNNIRIIPLVGPSSILLALMASGLNGQQFAFNGCFPIEGNARISKIIELEKLSISRNQTQIFIEAPYRNQKLLEQLIKACSDSTNLCIASHLTFSNEMVATRTIKEWSRSLPDINKIPTIFLLHG